The following proteins are encoded in a genomic region of Rhizobium sp. ZPR4:
- a CDS encoding response regulator transcription factor, with protein sequence MNTIRTANKEQKQSILLVEDDSEIAKILSEVLAENGFNSMWAASAEKMDAYLEDNTADLVILDVMLPGESGLSICRRLRATSLVPIIMLTARSEDVDRIIGLEIGADDYVTKPFNHRELLARIHALLRRSHISRPPNDPFHSAFRFEGWRVEPGQRQLFSPEGARVTLTSTEFDLLLAFCQNSRRILTREQLLELTHSGIAGPIGRSVDVHISRIRQKIEPDLRSPTFIKTVRLGGYVFTPSIEIL encoded by the coding sequence ATGAATACCATTAGAACTGCAAACAAGGAGCAGAAGCAGTCGATCCTTCTGGTGGAGGACGATAGCGAGATCGCGAAGATACTGTCGGAAGTTCTGGCCGAAAACGGCTTTAACAGTATGTGGGCCGCCTCCGCCGAGAAGATGGATGCGTATCTGGAAGACAATACGGCCGATCTTGTCATTCTCGACGTGATGTTGCCCGGCGAGAGCGGATTGAGCATCTGCCGCCGGTTGAGAGCGACGTCATTGGTCCCGATCATCATGCTGACGGCGCGTTCGGAGGATGTGGACAGGATCATAGGGCTGGAAATCGGCGCCGACGATTATGTCACCAAACCTTTCAACCATCGAGAGCTTCTTGCGAGAATCCACGCACTCCTGAGACGTTCCCATATCAGCAGACCGCCAAACGATCCTTTCCATTCCGCCTTCCGTTTCGAGGGATGGCGCGTCGAGCCGGGGCAGCGGCAGTTGTTCAGCCCGGAGGGCGCCCGCGTGACGCTGACAAGCACGGAGTTCGACCTTCTTCTGGCGTTCTGTCAGAACTCAAGGCGTATTCTGACGAGGGAGCAGCTTCTGGAGCTCACGCACAGCGGCATAGCCGGCCCGATCGGCCGCAGCGTTGATGTCCATATCAGTCGAATACGCCAGAAGATCGAACCCGACCTGCGCTCTCCGACCTTCATCAAAACCGTTCGCTTGGGAGGCTACGTCTTTACGCCCAGCATAGAGATATTATGA
- a CDS encoding ATP-binding protein — translation MTGYLRFINHKSIVTQMIAVVLAAVVLGTVCTSVAFLFLSYGWHNETNLKLAAASAAARIATIADDARQSASLEELKKTIKASRWLEMHIEIVPSAVFFSSPEFTSAEKRTEQESGFADELRSELLSHWNLSSSDISISTGNSVVVKINNQYALIFQTTHRPPMQRFIFIQLGFVVATVMIVVLFLAVYIIKRLMAPLSSIAAAADALGHVSTQAQPINDAGPQEVIQVARALNHLHGRLQSLIEERTRMLAAISHDLRTPLTRLRLKLERGVQTGKLGSMIDEIEIIDNMISETLHYLREQNDRRAGYVIDMPSLIQTICNEFADLGFDIRYQGPARMAYFCEELGMRRALSNVIDNAIKHGTEVVVLLESRGASGFEIRISDNGPGIPKEHRAKVLEPFYVADDARSLIGRSGFGLGLSIVRDVVSRHRGTISFADNSPSGLVVRLSFNQSRSAEFAS, via the coding sequence ATGACGGGGTATCTTCGTTTCATCAATCACAAGTCCATTGTCACGCAGATGATTGCGGTTGTGCTTGCAGCCGTTGTTCTGGGGACGGTATGCACCTCGGTGGCGTTTCTCTTTCTCTCTTATGGATGGCATAATGAGACCAATCTCAAGCTTGCGGCGGCCTCGGCGGCCGCGCGCATAGCCACGATCGCCGACGACGCCCGCCAGAGCGCGTCACTCGAGGAGCTGAAAAAGACCATCAAGGCTTCGCGATGGCTTGAGATGCATATAGAAATCGTTCCGAGTGCCGTGTTTTTCTCCAGCCCCGAATTTACCTCGGCAGAAAAGCGCACCGAGCAGGAAAGCGGCTTTGCCGACGAACTGCGAAGCGAGCTTCTCTCCCATTGGAACCTGTCGTCATCGGATATCTCGATCTCCACGGGCAACTCGGTCGTCGTCAAGATCAACAATCAATACGCTTTGATTTTCCAGACGACGCACCGCCCGCCGATGCAGCGGTTCATCTTCATACAGCTTGGCTTCGTCGTTGCGACGGTCATGATCGTGGTGCTTTTCCTGGCCGTTTACATCATCAAGCGGCTTATGGCGCCACTCTCGTCGATAGCAGCGGCGGCTGACGCTCTTGGCCACGTGTCGACCCAGGCCCAGCCGATCAACGATGCAGGGCCGCAGGAAGTCATTCAAGTGGCGAGGGCTCTCAATCATCTTCATGGGCGTCTGCAGTCCCTGATAGAAGAACGGACCCGCATGCTGGCTGCAATCAGCCACGATCTTCGCACTCCGCTGACGCGCCTGCGCCTGAAGCTTGAGCGCGGAGTCCAGACCGGGAAACTGGGCAGCATGATCGATGAAATCGAAATCATAGACAACATGATCTCGGAAACGCTGCATTATCTGCGCGAGCAGAACGACCGGCGCGCCGGATATGTCATAGACATGCCGAGCCTCATTCAGACCATCTGTAACGAGTTTGCGGATTTAGGCTTCGATATACGATATCAGGGGCCTGCCAGAATGGCTTACTTCTGCGAGGAATTGGGAATGAGACGCGCGCTCTCCAATGTGATCGATAATGCGATCAAGCATGGGACAGAGGTCGTCGTACTGCTTGAAAGCCGAGGTGCAAGCGGCTTTGAAATCCGGATATCCGACAACGGCCCCGGTATTCCGAAAGAACACCGCGCCAAGGTGTTGGAGCCTTTCTATGTTGCAGACGATGCGCGATCCCTGATCGGAAGAAGCGGATTTGGATTGGGTCTTTCCATCGTACGCGATGTCGTATCCCGTCACCGCGGAACCATTTCCTTTGCAGACAACTCGCCTTCGGGGCTCGTCGTGCGGTTGTCCTTCAATCAATCGCGATCGGCCGAATTTGCAAGCTGA
- a CDS encoding DUF1217 domain-containing protein → MISTYLGYVSATKDMASTLARIAKQATVKSDQQYYDAHIGKVKNVDEFLSDYKLYSYAMKAYGLEDMTYAKAFMKKVLASDLSDTSSFANKLTDSRYRQFAAAFNFGATSKNQSAQSDSQKSDTIGLYEQSFANETALAKKESKFYDSWIDKVSNVDDIVNSSRMTDYILRAHGLNPDNISKAFLKSVLTGDVNDPNSFVNTASNFSTASAQPTYKLIASQFSFNADGTLSGATAQTTEQKEAMISRYDSMVPSLLTSAAATSNDDYYRQAITKVQSISDITGDNRLFSYIKTAFNLNPKLTPVQFNLAFTNSDYAAVTGMADMVSHFQFASDGTLPTGQPAQTQQAIDDISTKYINEAKGAKQALFDDAEKHYKTAVGEIKTIADFFAANDTKNKNLPTIEDMALRAFGIDKNEVSRDQLRKILESDPYDSKSYVNSLKDDRFVELAKAFNFDSEGNLRAPVVPLSQTSINSLISAYSKSKIFGLTGEMRDKAVKDAKDAATEFSKSIAKIKTVDELLADKKLTEFILVANNIDPKTVDKNTLKKAFTADPEDAKGFLNTQAGQQFKAMVNAFNFDAKGNLTTAKIEPGQNKGARLATNDLYLHQTLETQQGGSNEGVRLALYFQRKAPQVNSVYDIMSDPALYNVIKTTYSLPASMSNMDVTRQAAMLEKLFPIKDLHDAGKVNNLLKRFSAVYDAANGGSTTSPASAILTRGSKTSMSADLMLSIAQLRSR, encoded by the coding sequence ATGATTTCGACGTATCTCGGCTACGTGTCCGCGACAAAGGACATGGCATCAACGCTTGCGCGCATCGCCAAGCAAGCGACGGTCAAGAGCGACCAGCAATATTACGATGCGCATATCGGCAAGGTTAAGAATGTCGATGAGTTTCTGAGCGACTACAAGCTGTACAGCTATGCGATGAAGGCCTATGGCCTTGAGGACATGACTTATGCCAAGGCCTTCATGAAAAAGGTCCTGGCCAGCGATCTTAGCGATACGAGCAGCTTTGCAAACAAACTGACGGACAGCCGCTATCGGCAATTCGCCGCTGCTTTCAATTTTGGCGCTACCTCAAAAAATCAATCGGCTCAGAGCGATTCCCAGAAGAGCGATACGATCGGGCTTTATGAGCAATCCTTCGCCAATGAAACGGCCTTGGCCAAGAAGGAAAGCAAGTTCTACGATAGCTGGATCGACAAAGTGTCGAATGTCGACGATATCGTCAACAGCAGCAGGATGACGGACTATATCCTGCGGGCGCACGGTTTAAACCCGGACAATATCTCGAAGGCGTTCCTGAAGTCGGTTCTGACCGGCGATGTCAACGATCCGAACAGCTTCGTCAACACGGCGAGCAATTTCTCGACGGCATCGGCGCAGCCGACATACAAGCTGATCGCGTCGCAGTTCAGCTTCAATGCCGACGGAACGCTTTCCGGTGCGACTGCGCAGACGACGGAGCAGAAGGAGGCCATGATCTCGCGATATGATAGCATGGTTCCGAGCCTCTTGACCTCGGCTGCGGCCACCAGCAATGACGACTACTATCGTCAGGCGATCACGAAAGTTCAATCGATCAGCGATATTACCGGCGATAACAGGCTGTTTTCCTATATAAAGACCGCATTCAATCTCAATCCCAAGCTCACTCCGGTCCAATTCAACCTCGCCTTCACGAACTCCGATTATGCCGCCGTGACCGGAATGGCGGACATGGTTTCGCACTTCCAGTTTGCGTCCGACGGAACGCTGCCGACCGGTCAGCCGGCGCAGACACAACAGGCTATCGACGATATCTCGACCAAATATATAAACGAGGCCAAAGGTGCGAAACAGGCCCTGTTCGACGACGCCGAGAAACACTACAAGACCGCGGTCGGCGAGATAAAGACGATCGCGGACTTCTTTGCCGCCAACGACACGAAGAACAAGAATCTTCCAACCATAGAGGACATGGCGCTTCGCGCCTTTGGGATTGACAAGAATGAGGTCTCCAGGGATCAGCTGCGCAAGATCCTGGAGAGCGATCCTTATGACAGCAAGAGCTACGTCAATTCGTTGAAAGACGACAGATTCGTCGAGCTTGCCAAAGCATTCAATTTCGACAGCGAGGGCAATCTGCGGGCGCCGGTCGTGCCCCTGTCGCAGACCTCGATCAACAGCCTGATTTCCGCCTATTCGAAGTCGAAGATCTTCGGGTTGACCGGCGAGATGCGGGACAAGGCAGTTAAGGATGCGAAGGACGCGGCGACCGAATTCAGCAAGTCGATCGCCAAGATCAAGACCGTCGACGAACTCCTGGCCGACAAGAAGCTGACGGAGTTTATCCTCGTTGCGAACAATATCGATCCCAAGACGGTCGACAAGAATACCTTGAAGAAGGCCTTCACCGCAGACCCCGAGGATGCCAAGGGTTTTCTGAATACACAGGCTGGCCAGCAATTCAAGGCGATGGTGAACGCCTTCAATTTCGACGCCAAGGGAAATCTGACCACAGCCAAGATCGAGCCGGGACAGAACAAGGGTGCGCGTCTCGCCACCAACGATCTCTATCTTCACCAGACGCTCGAAACGCAGCAGGGGGGCTCCAATGAGGGCGTTCGCCTCGCGCTCTACTTTCAGCGCAAGGCGCCGCAGGTCAATTCCGTCTACGATATCATGTCGGATCCGGCGCTCTACAATGTGATCAAGACGACCTATTCGCTGCCCGCATCCATGTCGAACATGGACGTGACCCGCCAGGCGGCGATGCTCGAAAAGTTGTTCCCGATTAAGGATTTGCATGATGCCGGCAAGGTGAACAACCTGCTCAAGCGCTTCTCGGCCGTCTATGATGCGGCAAATGGCGGGAGCACGACTTCCCCAGCATCCGCCATTCTCACGCGAGGCTCCAAGACGAGCATGAGCGCGGACCTCATGCTCTCGATAGCCCAACTCAGATCGCGATAA
- a CDS encoding SDR family oxidoreductase — MPNRLSGKRIFITGAAQGIGLAIAEACAAEDASLFLIDRDEALLEQSAGKLREDGANLGYQAANITDAEVVRAAVARAAGEIGSINALVNNAGVNVFAEPLQATDEDWQRCFDINLKGAWNCCRSVLPEMIARGGGVILNIASTHAFTIIPHTFPYPLAKHALLGMTKSLGIEYASKNVRVNALAPGYVATQKAIDYWNSFPDPEKAKAETMKLHPGGRIATPQEIAMAAVFMISDECPFMNAACLTVDGGLSVLQHQ, encoded by the coding sequence ATGCCAAACCGCCTTTCTGGAAAACGGATCTTCATTACCGGAGCCGCGCAAGGGATCGGGCTGGCCATCGCCGAGGCGTGCGCGGCCGAAGATGCGAGCCTCTTCCTTATCGATCGCGACGAAGCTCTGCTGGAACAAAGCGCCGGCAAGCTCAGGGAAGATGGCGCTAACCTTGGCTATCAAGCCGCCAACATCACCGATGCCGAAGTCGTGCGCGCCGCCGTGGCCAGGGCGGCCGGCGAAATCGGCAGCATCAATGCACTCGTCAACAATGCCGGCGTCAACGTCTTTGCCGAGCCGCTGCAGGCAACGGACGAGGATTGGCAGCGCTGCTTCGACATCAACCTCAAGGGCGCCTGGAATTGCTGCCGATCCGTGCTGCCCGAGATGATCGCCCGGGGCGGCGGCGTCATACTCAACATCGCCTCGACCCACGCCTTCACGATCATTCCGCACACCTTCCCCTACCCGCTTGCCAAGCATGCGCTTCTTGGCATGACCAAATCGCTGGGGATCGAATATGCCTCGAAGAACGTGCGCGTGAACGCGCTCGCGCCCGGCTACGTCGCAACGCAAAAGGCCATCGATTACTGGAACAGCTTTCCCGATCCGGAAAAGGCGAAGGCCGAGACGATGAAGCTGCATCCGGGCGGCCGCATCGCCACTCCCCAGGAGATCGCCATGGCCGCGGTCTTCATGATCTCGGATGAATGTCCCTTCATGAATGCCGCCTGCCTGACCGTGGACGGAGGCCTGAGCGTATTGCAGCACCAATAG
- a CDS encoding aldose 1-epimerase, which translates to MTIIDLQDGSLSVRVSTFGGTLLDYAWTVDGRRIALLRPAPDDAHASASACYPLVPFGNRVRNNRFVFEGRDYQLRPNTASDPHYLHGDGWQAEWSILSRSSNELQIGLRHREGDTPYSYEARQIIALSSEGLMLHMSVENTGKKALPFGLGWHPYFPMTPETTLFAPAQQFWTETEGWLPGERTEIPADLDFSEPSPLPRRWVNNGFEGWSGEAEIVWPERLASLRLTADISVRHAFIFIPDTSFNPAFRHDYFCFEPMSHIANGHNLPDLGDLKILQPGEIFAGSIRLQPQEYSR; encoded by the coding sequence ATGACCATTATCGATTTGCAGGACGGTTCGCTTTCGGTTCGCGTTTCAACCTTCGGCGGCACATTGCTTGATTACGCCTGGACAGTAGACGGTCGCAGGATTGCGCTATTGAGACCCGCTCCGGACGATGCTCATGCGTCCGCCTCCGCCTGCTATCCCCTCGTCCCCTTCGGCAACCGCGTGCGAAACAATCGCTTCGTATTCGAGGGGCGCGACTACCAGCTCAGGCCGAACACGGCTTCAGATCCTCACTACCTTCACGGTGACGGTTGGCAGGCCGAATGGTCCATCCTCTCCCGCAGCAGCAACGAATTGCAGATCGGCCTTCGTCATAGGGAAGGCGATACGCCCTATAGCTACGAGGCGAGACAGATCATCGCTCTGTCATCTGAAGGGCTGATGCTTCACATGAGCGTTGAGAATACCGGCAAGAAGGCGCTGCCCTTCGGGCTTGGCTGGCATCCATACTTCCCGATGACCCCTGAAACGACGCTCTTTGCGCCGGCGCAGCAATTTTGGACGGAGACGGAAGGCTGGCTCCCGGGGGAACGCACCGAGATTCCAGCCGATCTCGACTTCTCCGAGCCCTCACCCCTGCCCCGCCGCTGGGTCAACAACGGCTTCGAAGGATGGAGCGGCGAGGCGGAGATCGTCTGGCCGGAGAGACTTGCAAGCCTGCGGCTGACTGCCGACATCTCAGTCAGGCACGCGTTCATCTTCATTCCCGACACGAGCTTCAACCCGGCCTTTCGCCATGACTATTTCTGCTTCGAGCCGATGTCCCACATCGCCAACGGTCATAATCTCCCCGATCTTGGGGATTTGAAGATCCTGCAGCCGGGAGAGATCTTTGCAGGATCAATCCGTCTGCAGCCACAGGAATATTCGCGATAG
- a CDS encoding arabinose ABC transporter substrate-binding protein, which yields MRFFKAAILAGTFAVLAAGSAFAEDVKIGFIVKQPEEPWFQDEWKFADQAAKEKGFTLVKIGAEDGEKVQSAIDNLGAQGAQGFIICTPDVKLGPGIVAKAAANQLKLMTVDDRLVNAEGKPLEDVPHMGISATKIGETVGQAIVDEIKKRGWDMKNVGAIRVSYDQLPTAVDRVEGAISVLKTAGFPAANIFDAPQAKTDTEAALNAATTVLNKHADIKYWVAFGLNDEAVLGAVRASESVGIPAANMIGVGIGGADSAINEFKKPAATGFFGTVIISPKRHGYETAINMYDWIANSKEPPKLTLTSGSLALRGDYEKVRKDLGIE from the coding sequence ATGCGCTTTTTCAAAGCGGCAATCCTTGCAGGCACCTTTGCCGTTCTGGCGGCCGGCTCCGCTTTCGCGGAGGACGTCAAGATCGGCTTCATCGTCAAGCAGCCCGAAGAGCCCTGGTTCCAGGACGAATGGAAATTCGCCGATCAGGCCGCCAAGGAGAAGGGCTTCACGCTGGTGAAGATCGGCGCCGAGGATGGCGAGAAGGTGCAGTCGGCGATCGATAATCTCGGTGCACAGGGCGCGCAGGGCTTCATCATCTGCACGCCGGATGTGAAGCTCGGCCCAGGCATCGTCGCCAAGGCCGCAGCCAACCAGCTGAAACTGATGACTGTCGATGATCGCCTGGTCAATGCCGAGGGCAAGCCGCTCGAAGACGTGCCGCATATGGGCATTTCCGCCACCAAGATCGGCGAGACCGTCGGCCAGGCGATCGTCGATGAAATCAAGAAGCGCGGCTGGGACATGAAGAATGTCGGCGCGATCCGCGTTTCCTACGATCAGCTGCCGACCGCCGTCGACCGCGTCGAAGGCGCAATCTCGGTTCTGAAGACGGCTGGTTTCCCGGCTGCGAACATTTTTGACGCGCCGCAGGCAAAGACCGATACGGAAGCTGCGCTCAATGCCGCGACCACGGTTCTCAACAAGCATGCCGATATCAAGTATTGGGTCGCTTTCGGCCTTAACGATGAAGCTGTGCTTGGCGCTGTCCGCGCCTCGGAATCGGTCGGCATTCCCGCAGCGAACATGATCGGCGTCGGTATCGGCGGCGCGGATTCGGCGATCAACGAGTTCAAGAAGCCCGCGGCAACCGGCTTCTTCGGTACGGTCATCATCTCGCCGAAGCGCCACGGCTACGAGACGGCCATCAACATGTATGACTGGATTGCCAACAGCAAGGAGCCGCCGAAGCTGACACTCACCTCCGGCTCCCTCGCACTGCGCGGCGACTACGAGAAGGTTCGCAAGGATCTCGGCATCGAATGA
- the araG gene encoding L-arabinose ABC transporter ATP-binding protein AraG, which produces MAFLEFKGISKGYPGVQALSDVSFDVERGAVHGLMGENGAGKSTLIRVLSGDQAADTGSIVIDGVEQHYSSVRDAFHAGVIVIHQELQLVPELTVAENLWLGRFPGKAGVIDGRTLIETVRTRLTEIGIDVDPAAKVSSLSIGARQMVEIAKAVMVDARVIALDEPTSSLSSRESEILFSLIDRLRANGTVILYVSHRLDEIFRLCDSLTVLRDGKLAAHHPKVADTTREQVISQMVGREISNIWGWRERPLGEVRLEAKGLSGSKLRNPVSFSVCRGEILGFFGLIGAGRSEMARLLYGADHRHQGSVLIDGIAVSPNNPKAAISAGMVLCPEDRKFDGIVQGRSIEENIAISSRRHFSPFGILNPKKEASVADQFIAKLRVRTPSRKQDIVNLSGGNQQKVILGRWLSEQGVKVLVIDEPTRGIDVGAKSEIYEILYELAAGGMAIVVISSELPEVMGISDRIMVMCQGRVAADVVRADFDERAILTAALPDKNAAGTI; this is translated from the coding sequence ATGGCTTTCCTTGAATTCAAGGGCATTTCCAAGGGCTATCCTGGCGTCCAGGCGCTGTCCGATGTCTCTTTCGATGTCGAAAGAGGCGCCGTGCATGGGCTGATGGGCGAAAACGGCGCCGGCAAGTCGACGCTGATTAGGGTTCTCTCGGGCGATCAGGCAGCTGATACTGGCAGCATCGTCATCGATGGTGTGGAGCAGCATTACAGCTCGGTCCGTGATGCCTTTCATGCGGGCGTCATCGTCATCCATCAGGAGCTGCAGCTGGTGCCGGAACTGACCGTCGCCGAAAACCTCTGGCTCGGCCGTTTTCCCGGCAAGGCCGGTGTGATTGACGGCAGGACATTGATCGAAACCGTTCGCACCAGGCTCACGGAAATCGGCATTGATGTCGATCCGGCAGCCAAGGTTTCCTCGTTGTCGATCGGCGCCCGCCAGATGGTGGAGATCGCCAAGGCCGTCATGGTCGATGCGCGGGTGATCGCACTCGACGAGCCGACCTCGTCGCTATCGTCACGCGAGAGCGAAATCCTGTTTTCCCTGATCGACCGGCTGAGAGCCAATGGCACGGTCATCCTCTATGTCTCGCATCGCCTTGATGAGATCTTCCGGCTCTGCGACAGTCTCACCGTGCTGCGCGACGGCAAGCTCGCCGCGCATCATCCAAAGGTCGCCGATACGACGCGCGAGCAGGTCATTTCGCAGATGGTCGGCCGCGAGATCAGCAATATCTGGGGCTGGCGCGAACGTCCGCTTGGCGAGGTGCGTCTCGAAGCCAAGGGGCTCTCGGGATCGAAGCTGCGCAATCCCGTCAGCTTCTCGGTCTGCAGGGGTGAAATTCTCGGCTTTTTCGGTCTTATCGGTGCCGGCCGAAGCGAGATGGCTCGCCTTCTCTATGGTGCCGATCATCGCCATCAGGGCAGCGTCTTGATTGACGGCATCGCCGTTTCGCCGAACAATCCGAAGGCGGCCATCAGCGCCGGCATGGTTCTGTGCCCGGAAGATCGCAAGTTCGACGGCATTGTTCAGGGGCGATCGATTGAGGAAAACATTGCCATCTCCTCGCGGCGGCATTTCTCGCCCTTCGGCATCCTCAATCCGAAGAAGGAAGCCTCGGTCGCCGATCAGTTCATCGCCAAGCTCAGGGTCCGCACGCCCTCGCGCAAGCAGGATATCGTCAATCTCTCGGGCGGCAACCAGCAAAAGGTCATTCTCGGCCGCTGGCTTTCGGAGCAGGGTGTCAAGGTTCTCGTCATCGACGAGCCGACGCGCGGCATCGATGTCGGCGCCAAGTCGGAAATCTATGAAATCCTCTATGAGCTGGCGGCCGGCGGCATGGCGATCGTCGTCATCTCCAGCGAGCTCCCCGAGGTCATGGGCATTTCCGATCGCATCATGGTCATGTGCCAGGGCCGCGTCGCCGCCGATGTTGTGCGTGCCGATTTCGACGAGCGGGCCATTCTGACCGCGGCCCTGCCCGACAAGAATGCCGCCGGCACAATCTAG
- the araH gene encoding L-arabinose ABC transporter permease AraH, whose translation MNSLKKILLGEQGLVVIFAIAFVIVSLFVPSFLTERNMLGLLQSVVTIGIVACTMMFCLASRDFDLSVGSTVAFSGMIAVMVSNSTGSIPLGLLAALICGSVVGVVNGVVIAKFRINALITTLATMQIVRGLALIASDGRAVGINDPAFYQLALSRFLTVPTPIWIMVALFIIFGFTLNRTVFGKNTLAIGGNPEASRLAGVNVVNMRIWIFALQGLVCAIAGILLASRITSGQPNAATGLELSVISACVLGGVSLAGGRAAMTGVIVGVLIMGIAENVMNLLNIQAFYQYLVRGCILLIAVLLDNLRSSAAGRGSRM comes from the coding sequence ATGAATTCGTTGAAAAAAATCCTTCTCGGCGAACAGGGTCTGGTGGTGATCTTCGCGATCGCCTTCGTGATCGTCTCGCTTTTCGTTCCGAGTTTCCTGACCGAGCGCAACATGCTCGGCCTGCTGCAGTCGGTGGTGACGATCGGCATCGTCGCCTGCACCATGATGTTCTGCCTTGCCTCGCGCGACTTCGACCTGTCGGTCGGCTCGACCGTCGCCTTTTCGGGCATGATCGCCGTCATGGTGTCGAACTCCACCGGCTCCATTCCGCTCGGCCTGCTCGCGGCGCTGATCTGCGGCAGCGTCGTCGGCGTCGTCAATGGCGTCGTCATTGCCAAGTTCCGCATCAACGCGCTGATCACCACGCTTGCCACGATGCAGATCGTACGCGGCCTCGCCTTGATCGCGTCCGACGGCCGCGCCGTCGGCATCAACGATCCGGCCTTCTATCAGCTGGCGCTGTCGCGCTTCCTGACGGTGCCGACGCCGATCTGGATCATGGTGGCGCTGTTCATCATATTCGGCTTCACGCTCAATCGCACCGTTTTCGGCAAGAACACGCTGGCAATCGGCGGCAATCCCGAGGCCTCGCGTCTCGCCGGCGTCAACGTCGTCAATATGCGGATCTGGATCTTCGCCCTGCAGGGCCTGGTCTGCGCCATCGCCGGCATACTGCTCGCCTCGCGCATCACCTCGGGCCAGCCGAATGCGGCAACGGGCCTCGAGCTCTCGGTCATCTCGGCCTGCGTTCTCGGCGGCGTCTCTCTCGCCGGCGGCCGTGCGGCAATGACCGGCGTGATCGTGGGTGTCCTCATCATGGGTATTGCCGAGAATGTGATGAACCTGCTCAACATCCAGGCCTTCTATCAATATCTCGTGCGTGGCTGCATTCTGCTGATTGCTGTTCTGTTGGACAATCTGCGATCGTCGGCAGCAGGGCGCGGCAGCCGCATGTGA
- a CDS encoding FadR/GntR family transcriptional regulator gives MSTRLGSLRAHGGAAPEQGRRTVREELLKKLIGQIVSGALAEGSILPNEAELSEVYGVSRTSLREAMQYLSALGMVRSRTRAGTTVLPRENWNYLDPLVLDATLALSNDRSFYDSLLDARQVLEPAAAAQAAANATAKQLAQIAEAFEDMVAANARDNEAWSQADLEFHTAIINASGNWVFRQFATAIRAALLASFRLTNRASQSHDYAIARHQDVLDAIRMRRPDAARFAMEQLIGTARMELSDALRVAKLDEPE, from the coding sequence ATGAGTACGCGTTTGGGATCTTTACGGGCTCATGGCGGGGCCGCGCCCGAACAGGGCAGGCGCACCGTGCGCGAGGAGTTGTTGAAGAAACTCATCGGCCAGATCGTCTCGGGCGCTCTCGCCGAGGGCTCGATCCTTCCGAATGAAGCCGAGCTCTCAGAGGTCTATGGCGTCAGCCGCACCAGCCTGCGCGAGGCCATGCAATATCTGTCGGCGCTGGGGATGGTTCGCTCGCGCACCCGCGCCGGCACCACGGTCCTGCCGCGGGAAAACTGGAACTATCTGGACCCGCTGGTTCTCGACGCGACGCTTGCCCTCAGCAACGACCGAAGTTTCTACGATTCTCTGCTCGATGCGCGGCAAGTGCTGGAACCCGCCGCCGCGGCGCAGGCAGCCGCCAACGCCACGGCCAAGCAGCTCGCACAGATCGCCGAGGCTTTTGAGGACATGGTCGCTGCCAACGCGCGGGACAACGAGGCATGGAGCCAGGCGGATCTGGAGTTTCACACGGCCATCATCAATGCCAGCGGCAACTGGGTCTTCCGCCAGTTCGCCACGGCGATCCGCGCCGCTTTGCTCGCGAGTTTTCGCCTGACAAACCGCGCCAGCCAGTCGCATGACTACGCGATCGCCCGTCATCAGGATGTCCTGGATGCGATCCGAATGCGCCGACCCGATGCCGCACGTTTTGCCATGGAGCAGCTGATCGGAACGGCCAGAATGGAGCTTAGTGACGCCCTGCGCGTCGCCAAACTGGATGAGCCGGAATAA
- a CDS encoding SgcJ/EcaC family oxidoreductase, whose translation MTDDEKAIRKVVETWTAASRQGDTATVLGLMTDDVIFMVPGQEPFGKEAFAAASKGMEGMTMEGASEIVELQVLGDWAYIRNHIDMTVTPPDGDAVHRSGYTLTLLRKEADGWWRLARDANLLTVSR comes from the coding sequence ATGACCGATGATGAAAAGGCAATCCGGAAAGTCGTGGAAACCTGGACTGCCGCAAGCAGGCAAGGCGATACGGCCACGGTCCTCGGGTTGATGACGGACGATGTTATCTTCATGGTTCCTGGCCAGGAGCCCTTTGGTAAAGAGGCATTTGCTGCGGCGTCGAAAGGCATGGAGGGTATGACGATGGAGGGTGCGAGCGAGATCGTCGAACTGCAGGTGCTCGGCGACTGGGCCTATATCCGCAACCATATCGACATGACAGTGACACCGCCTGATGGCGACGCCGTTCATCGGTCGGGCTATACGCTCACGCTTCTGCGCAAGGAGGCTGACGGTTGGTGGCGTCTTGCTCGCGATGCGAATCTTCTGACGGTTAGCCGCTGA